Genomic DNA from Acidobacteriota bacterium:
TGACCATCAGAATCATCAGAGATCCCGCTCTCGGCCGGGTCGTCGTACCCGACCCCGAGCCCGCCGATGCCTTCGTCTTCTGGACGACGGCTGACTTCGACGGCGCGCTCACTCCGGCGGGCCGCGAGAAAATCCTCTCGTTCGCACGGGAACGCGCAGGCTCGACCCGCGCCCTCGCCACCTGCGCCCAGGTTCACGGCGCGACCGCGCTTCGCGCGACACACTCCCGATGCGGTGAAACCGAGGAGGCCTGTGACGCGCTATGGACCGACGATCCCTCGATTTCCCTCGGCACCAAGGTTGCAGATTGCCTCCCGGTGACTCTGATCGATTCCGGAAACAGAATCGCCGCTGGAATCCACGCGGGCTGGCGCGGCGCGACCCAACGAATCGTCTCCCGAACCCTGGGTGCCCTTCCGCGTCAAGCCTCCCCCTCTACGCGAATTTTCCTCGGCCCTTCGATCCGGAGCTGCTGCTTCGAGGTCGGCCGGGAAGTCGTCGACGCATTCCGTGACAGTCACGGCTCGATCGACGCACACATCCGCGAGCGCGGCGAACGGAATCCGCTGCTCGACCTCGCCGGAATCGTCACGGATGAGCTGATCGAGCACGGCTTCGCCGCGTCACAGATCCACGACACGGGCCTCTGCACTCGTTGCGACGGCTCGATCTTTCACTCCTATCGTCGCAGCGGACCACGCGTCGGGCGGAATCTGGCCATCGCCGGGATGAAAGATGTCTGAGGAAGCGCCACAGAAGCCACGCCGCTTGAGGATGCCGAGCCGAGGCACCGTCTTCCGCACGATCGCCTGGAGCGTTGTCATCCTCGCGATCGTCATGGTCGTATCGGCCGGCCTGCTCTACTACCAGGCGACCAAGCGTTTCGAGATCCGTCGGGTCTCACTTCCAACTCTGATCTACACCGACGCGACACCGCTTCGTCCGGGCGTCGAAACGACCGCCGATCAGCTCGAGGCGCGGCTGCAGCGGCTCGGTTACAGGGCCGTCGAAGAGCCCTCGAAGGAGGGTGAATACAACCGGGAGGGGACAACATTCGCCATCTGGGGCCGCTCGTTCGACTACCCGGATGGGGACCGTGAGGGCGGCCTTTACACCGTGAATCTCGCAGGCGGGGCGATCGAGTCGGTCACGAACGGTCCGGAGGGGGCCCCGGTCGAAACCGCCATTCTCGAGCCGGAGCTGCTCACCTCGATTCTCAGCGATCGCCTCGAAAATCGCAGCCCCGTCACACTGGAGCAGATTCCCGAGCACCTCCAGGACGCCGTCATCGTCGCGGAAGACGTGCGGTTCCGGCGTCACGCGGGTGTCGATC
This window encodes:
- a CDS encoding polyphenol oxidase family protein encodes the protein MTIRIIRDPALGRVVVPDPEPADAFVFWTTADFDGALTPAGREKILSFARERAGSTRALATCAQVHGATALRATHSRCGETEEACDALWTDDPSISLGTKVADCLPVTLIDSGNRIAAGIHAGWRGATQRIVSRTLGALPRQASPSTRIFLGPSIRSCCFEVGREVVDAFRDSHGSIDAHIRERGERNPLLDLAGIVTDELIEHGFAASQIHDTGLCTRCDGSIFHSYRRSGPRVGRNLAIAGMKDV